GACCAGGGTGTAGAAGACGTAGCCCAGGACGTTGGCGACCATCAAGCCGCCGAAGGTGATCCCGGCGTGCGCCGCGACTTGGCGACGTACGCTCGGCACTCGCGCCTCGGCGACGGTTTCGGCAGTAGTGGATTCGATCACAAGCGCAGTCCGAAGTCCTCGGCGTCGACGGTGAGGTTGGGGTTATAGTAGGGGTCGTGCGCCGCCCATTGCGGCCAGCGCCTGCGAATAGCCTCCACTTCTTCCATCGCTCGAGCAACCTTTGCCAGCGTGTCGTCGGTGCCACGGCTCTTCGACTCGTAGTGATGCAGGCGGGCGGCCGGCACGAAGACGTTGCGGTACCCGGCCCGGCGCAGCTTGAGGCAGAGATCGACGTCGTTGTACGAGACCGCGAGCGCCTCGTCGAGGCCGCCGACCTCCCAATACTTGCGCCGCTCGATCATCAGACAGGCACCCGTCACCGCGAGATAGTTCGTGTCGAAGCGCAGGCCGCCATGATAGCCCGGTGCGCCGGCCGGCAGGAAGCGGTGCGCGTGTCCGGCGAGCCCCAGGATCCCGAGCACGACGCCGGCGTGCTGCACCGTCTCGTCTTCGTAGAGCAGGTACGCGCCGACCGCGCCGATCGCCGCGCGACGCGCCTGGCCGAGCATCGCTTCCATCCATTCCGGCGAGAGCACTTCGGTGTCGTTGTTGAGGAGCAGCACGAAGGGCGCCGCCGTCGTGCCGATCGCCTCGTTGTTGAGCCGCGAGTAGTTGAACGGCGCCGCGTCGCGCAGCACGCGGAAACGCCCGGGACGCTCGCGTTCCCAGCGCGCGAGCAGCGCCAGCGTCGCCTCCTCGCGGCTGCCGTTGTCGATTACCACGACCTCGAAGTTCGGGTACGCGGTTCGCTCGAACACCGAGGCAATGCACGGTCCGAGCAGATCGGCGCGATCGCGCGTGGGGATCACGACGCAGACGCGCTCCCCGGCGGTCGCGAAGCGCACCTCGAGCCCCCCCTCGGCCGGCGTGAGGGCGGCCGTCTCACCGCGTCGGCGCAGCGCACTTTCGACCGCGATCTTCTGATCGGCCGGCGCGACGAGGCTGCCCGGGCCGCGATGGACGAGCACCTGCGGGACGTGAACGACCCGATCACTCGCCTCGGTCGCGCGCAGCAGCGCGTCGTACCACGCCGCGGTCTCGAACACGTCGCGCACGCCGCCGACCTTCTCGAGCAGCTCGTGCCGCACGACGCAGAGAGCGCCGACGTAGTCGCGCGTGAGCAGCGTCTCGGGCGACCAATCCGGCTTGAACCAGGGGTCGCGCGGGACGCCGCGCTCGTCGAGCCGATCCTCGTCGCAGTAGACGACGTCGACCTCGTCCTGCAGCGCCAAGGCGAACTCGAACAGCGCGTGCGGTTCGAGGCGATCCTTGCCGTGGAGGCCGCCCAAGACGTCGGCATCACCGAACCGCTCGCCGCCCGGCGCGACCAGGACGATGCGTGGATCCTCGGCTGCGAGCGCCTGCAGCTCTTCGAGCTCGCCGACGTCGGGCTGCTCCGCGACCTGAACGCGCGCGATCCAATGCGGATAGACTTGCTCGCGCAGCGAGCGCACGACCGGAAGCGCACTGCCGCCGTCGCGCGCGTCGATCACGAGCCCGAAACGGGTCTGGCGCGGCAGGAAGCGCACCATCCGGCGCATCCGCTCGACGTCCTCGCGTCGCAGGCGATGGTTCTCACGAAAGAGCTGATACGGATCGCCGAGCGCGGCCAGCTCGGCCCCACGGTCTTCGCCTTGGGGCCGCGCAACCGGATCGACGGTGGGTCCGATGCCGAGGCGACGCTTGGTGGCGAACCAGCCGTCGCGCAGCCGCCAGAAGCGGCTCGCGCGCATCGCTTCGATCGTGCGGCGCTGCCGCTGCACCAGGGGGTAGAGGTACGCGACTTGCGCGACCAGTGCCGCGCGCGAACGGTCGTCCTCGAGTGCGGCGAGCGCATCAACTGCCTCGGCCGTCCGTGCCGCGATCCGCCGCCAATCGCCGGTGGCTTCGAGATATGCGGCGCCGCGGCGCGCCAACAGCGCCAGCGCGTCATCGAGCGGGAGCGCCGAGACAGCGGCCGTCCAACCGCCGGGGGGAACGACGATCCCGCCGCCGGTCTCACGCACGAGCGCGGCCGCGCCCGGCGCGTCTTCCGCCGCCAGCACCGCCTTCCCGTACGCCCACGCCTCAGCCACCTCGGGGACGAAGCCGCGCCCCGTCCCCGTCACCGCGACGGCCCGCGCGGCGGCGAAGAACGCCGGCCGATCGCGCTCCTCGACGGCGTCGAGCGCGACCGCGAACGCTCCGCCGGCCACGATCTCGCCGTGCGCCGCCACGTCGTCACCCGTCACCAACACGTACGGCTCGCCGCGGGTCACCCGCCGCACGCGCTGCGCGTGCAGCTCCTCGAGCGGTACCCGATCGACGCCCAGGCCGAGCACGCGCGTGCGGGCGCGCGCCAGCGAGCCGAACAGCTCGCCGATCAGCGCCGCCTCCGCCTCGGTGGTACACAGGATCATCCGGCTGCGGGCGACGGTCTCGACGACGTCGGGCAAGCGCGCCGCCGGAGCGTCGTCGAGCAGCGGGACCAGGATCGCGCGCTCCGCGACGTCGGGCAACGCGTGCACGGTCGTCGGCACGCTGACGTCGACGAAGAGGAACGCGTCGTAGCGAGCCGCGGCCGCGCGGACGTGCGCGCGCAGGTCGGGGCTGCGCAAGCGCTCGTCGAGCAGCGCGGCGCGACGCTCGCCGCCGTTGCGCGCCGCCAGGACGGCCTCTTCGTACGCCACCCGGTCGGGTGCGTTGACGCGAAAGCGTAGCACCGGGAACGGCTCGGTGCGGTCGACGCCGGCGGTGAAGAAGTTGGCGTCCGGTGCGTCCTCGCGCGCCGTCGTCGTGAGGACCTCGAGATCCATCCCTTCGAGCGCGAGGTGGGTCGCGAAGGCGTACGCGAAACGCTCTTTGCGCGCGCGCAAGTCGCCGCCGAAGAACGGCGCGACCAGCGCGACGCGCTGGCGCGTGGCGCTCACCGGGCCGCGGCGGCGGCCGCGGGATACGTGGCGACGCGCCGGCGTTCGAACAGGCGCCGGGCGGCGATCTCCGCGACCGCGACGCCGGTCACCAGCCAGTACGCGGTGGCGACCTTCGGAAAGAAGAACACGTCGTCGCCGACCTGGTGCACGGCCAGCGCGACGGTCGCGCCGAGCGCGCCGACGATCAGCGGCCGCCGCACGGCACTGCGCGCCAGCGTCCAGATCGTCGTCGCGAACAGGCCGATCGTCGCCAGCAGGCCGACGATGCCGGTCTCGGCCAAAGCCTGGAGGTAGATGCTGTTGGCGTGCGTGCGTACGCCGACCAGCCCGACTTGCGCCAGGTCGAGCTCGTAGTTGCCCGCGCCGACGCCGACGATCGGCGAGGTGCGCCAGAGCGCGATCGCCGCGTGCCACAGCTGCGCGCGGTTGGCGAGATGATCGAGCGTCTGCGTCTGCTGGTCGAGCGAGAAATACCCCGGCGGCACGCCCGCGCGCAGCGCCCACGCGCCGCCCAGCACGACGACGGCGACGACGAGCAGCGCGAAGCGGCGCACGACCGAGCGCGGCGGACGCAGCACGATCAGCACCACCGCGACGCCCACGGCGACGCCCGCGATCCCGGCGCGCGAGAGCGTCAAGAGATCGGTGATCGTCGCCAAGGCGATCACGCCCGCCAGCACGCGATCGCGGTGCGTGAGCGCGCGCGCCACCAGCACCGGCAGCGCGATGCCGAGATAGCCGGCCAGCTGGTTGGGGCCTTCGAGCGCGCCGGCGATGCGTGGGAAGACCGTGCCGTGCAAGAAGATCCCGCTGTGCGCGCCGACCACGTACTCGGCCAGCGCGGAGAGGCAGACCAGCGTCACGGCGGCTTCCAGCGTGCGCCAGAACGGACGGTCGTCGGGATCAGCGGCGAAGGCCGCGATCGCGCCGGCGAACAGCAGCAGGTACTCGCCGTCCTTGAACGCTTCGCGCGCGACGTTGCCCAGATGCTGCGCGTGCAGCGCGGACAAGCCGATCGCCACCAGCGTGGCGGCGAACGCCCACAGCATCGCGCGCACCGGTACGGTGCGGAACGCGGACAGATCGGGACGCGAGAACGCCAGCACGACGAGCAGCCCGACGAGGCCGGCCTTGAGCGTCGTGATCGTCGTCGGCCCGACGTAGCGGGCCAGGTCGAACGGCGCCAACACCAGCAGCGCCGCGACGCCGAGGGCGGGCCGGCGCCGCGTCAACAAGCCGACGGCGATCGCGCAGAAGAGGTAGACGACCGCACTGGCCGGATCGACCAGCGGGTGCTCCTCCACGCGCAGCGTGACCGTCAGCGGATGGAAGATCACCGGGCACGCGCGGGGGGCATCCGGACTACGGTTGGCGTTCGACCGGACGAACTCCCGGCCCCGATCCCGAGCCGCGCGCGGCGTCGCGCGCGAGCACCTCCCATTGCGCCGGCGCCGTCCCCGACCAGTCGTAAAACGCGACGCCCAGCGCGCCGCCGGCGTGCGCGGCGCTCAACGCCGCCGCCAGCTCGGCCGGGCTCGGCGCACCGTGCGGGCCCAGCGGCGCGGTCTGCAGACCGACGTCGACCGGCACGCCGGGAGCCAACGCGCGCAACGCGCGCAACGAGCCGGCCACGGCCCGCCGCGCGCGGGCCGGATCACCGCCGCCGAACGCGTGCCAGTACACCATCGGCTGCAGAACGTCGGCGGCCCGCGCGATCGCCGGGTACGGGAACGTCGCGGCCGTCAGGCGATCGAGGTAGGGATCCTCGACGGTCGCGAGCAGCAGCACGTGCGGTCCGACCGCGCGCCGCAGCACCGCCAGATAATCGCGCAACGCGGCATAACCGCTCGCCCCGGTGCCCAGGAACTCCGGACCCCGCTCGAGGTCGACGGCCAGCCCGCTGATCCCGTTGCCGGCCGGCGTGCGGTACGCGGCGACGGCGCACGCCTCGGTTAGATCGTCGGCGTCGAGCGTGCGCGGTACCGTCCAGCCGATCACGCGCACGCCGTGCGTCACCAACCCGTCGATCAGCGCGTCGACCGTCGGCTTCGCGTCGGGCGTCGTCTCGTCGAAGGCACCGTAGGCCAATCGCAGCTCGACCGCGCGCAGGTGCGCGCGGACGGCCACGTCGACGATCTGCGCGACGTCGAGCGCCGCGTAGCGCTCGTCGTCGAGCGGGTCGCCCGAGAACGCGAGCCAGGTCGCGGTGCCGCGCACGGCCTGCGCATCGGTGCGCGGCAGCTCGGGTGGAACCAGCGCGTGCGCCGCGTGCGTCCCGCCCGGCAGCGCGACGAGGTAGCGCGCGACCGCGCCCGGCCGCACCGTGCCGTCGTCCCACGACGAGGCCGGTGCGCGCACCACGGCGGTCGGCACGCTCGCGCGGATGCCGCGCTCGTCGACGCGGTAGACGCGCACGACGCCGCGGCGGACGCGCGGAAACCAGCCGACGCGCACCAGGTGCGGTCCGATCGCACCCGCGACGACCGTCGGCGCGATCGCGCGCGCGTCGAACCGTGCGTGCGCGCTGCCGAGGCCGGCCGGCTCGTTGGCGTGCGCGCGAATCGTCACCGCCACGGCGTCGCGCACCGCGACGACCGCGGCCGGTCCGCGATAGCGCAAGCGCGTCTGCCACTGGACGCTGCCGCGGTCGACGCTGAAGTCGAAGTCGCCGCCGCGCCGCAGCCGCGTCGGCGCGTCGCTCGCGTCGCGCAGATCGGCGCGCACGACCGCGCGCGCGGAGCCGTCGGGCGAGACGCCGAGCGGCTCGACGGTCAGGGTGAACGAGGACGCCGGTGCGCCGGACCAGACCTGCGTCGGCAGCGGTGCGGGCGTGCTGCGCGCCAGCGGCGTCGGCCACGCCGTCGGCTGCGCGCGCACGGCCAGCACGCAGCCGACCAGTAGCAGCGGCGTGAGCGCGAGCGCCGCACC
The window above is part of the Candidatus Sulfotelmatobacter sp. genome. Proteins encoded here:
- a CDS encoding glycosyltransferase family 2 protein — protein: MSATRQRVALVAPFFGGDLRARKERFAYAFATHLALEGMDLEVLTTTAREDAPDANFFTAGVDRTEPFPVLRFRVNAPDRVAYEEAVLAARNGGERRAALLDERLRSPDLRAHVRAAAARYDAFLFVDVSVPTTVHALPDVAERAILVPLLDDAPAARLPDVVETVARSRMILCTTEAEAALIGELFGSLARARTRVLGLGVDRVPLEELHAQRVRRVTRGEPYVLVTGDDVAAHGEIVAGGAFAVALDAVEERDRPAFFAAARAVAVTGTGRGFVPEVAEAWAYGKAVLAAEDAPGAAALVRETGGGIVVPPGGWTAAVSALPLDDALALLARRGAAYLEATGDWRRIAARTAEAVDALAALEDDRSRAALVAQVAYLYPLVQRQRRTIEAMRASRFWRLRDGWFATKRRLGIGPTVDPVARPQGEDRGAELAALGDPYQLFRENHRLRREDVERMRRMVRFLPRQTRFGLVIDARDGGSALPVVRSLREQVYPHWIARVQVAEQPDVGELEELQALAAEDPRIVLVAPGGERFGDADVLGGLHGKDRLEPHALFEFALALQDEVDVVYCDEDRLDERGVPRDPWFKPDWSPETLLTRDYVGALCVVRHELLEKVGGVRDVFETAAWYDALLRATEASDRVVHVPQVLVHRGPGSLVAPADQKIAVESALRRRGETAALTPAEGGLEVRFATAGERVCVVIPTRDRADLLGPCIASVFERTAYPNFEVVVIDNGSREEATLALLARWERERPGRFRVLRDAAPFNYSRLNNEAIGTTAAPFVLLLNNDTEVLSPEWMEAMLGQARRAAIGAVGAYLLYEDETVQHAGVVLGILGLAGHAHRFLPAGAPGYHGGLRFDTNYLAVTGACLMIERRKYWEVGGLDEALAVSYNDVDLCLKLRRAGYRNVFVPAARLHHYESKSRGTDDTLAKVARAMEEVEAIRRRWPQWAAHDPYYNPNLTVDAEDFGLRL
- a CDS encoding O-antigen ligase family protein, coding for MIFHPLTVTLRVEEHPLVDPASAVVYLFCAIAVGLLTRRRPALGVAALLVLAPFDLARYVGPTTITTLKAGLVGLLVVLAFSRPDLSAFRTVPVRAMLWAFAATLVAIGLSALHAQHLGNVAREAFKDGEYLLLFAGAIAAFAADPDDRPFWRTLEAAVTLVCLSALAEYVVGAHSGIFLHGTVFPRIAGALEGPNQLAGYLGIALPVLVARALTHRDRVLAGVIALATITDLLTLSRAGIAGVAVGVAVVLIVLRPPRSVVRRFALLVVAVVVLGGAWALRAGVPPGYFSLDQQTQTLDHLANRAQLWHAAIALWRTSPIVGVGAGNYELDLAQVGLVGVRTHANSIYLQALAETGIVGLLATIGLFATTIWTLARSAVRRPLIVGALGATVALAVHQVGDDVFFFPKVATAYWLVTGVAVAEIAARRLFERRRVATYPAAAAAAR